Proteins co-encoded in one Astatotilapia calliptera chromosome 18, fAstCal1.2, whole genome shotgun sequence genomic window:
- the mul3 gene encoding mitochondrial ubiquitin ligase activator of nfkb 1-A — protein sequence MSDLPVNPLVLIGIGSSFAFSGLFYHLYKEKKRELKALKEIPVFRPDEDLVRVLNATPHRRLQYVAVEGQVQADGEPLTSQFIPRCYGVIQKIVTVEHWKYWDSTAAKWNTRIGCKKESNNSVPFSLISPDAYISDASVRVHNPLEASGCFLERVYYKIRNAEEDLVNSLLQTVGGEKPVSKEETEEMLRVETTMTGFGEVVLERGQVMRLQAPKGGRKYILVPTDHNSFLDSHRSSAAMWKALSAFTGITGTVVLACVIRSLMDKRDERSN from the exons ATGAGCGACCTTCCCGTGAACCCTCTGGTTCTGATTGGTATCGGGTCCAGTTTTGCCTTCTCCGGCCTGTTTTATCACCTgtacaaagagaagaagagagagttGAAAGCGCTAAAG GAAATCCCTGTTTTCAGACCAGATGAAGATTTGGTCAGGGTGCTTAATGCCACTCCCCACAGGCGGCTCCAGTATGTTGCTGTTGAAG GTCAGGTCCAGGCAGACGGGGAGCCTCTGACCAGCCAGTTCATCCCACGATGCTACGGTGTGATTCAGAAGATTGTTACAGTGGAGCATTGGAAATACTGGGACTCCACTGCTGCGAAATG GAACACCCGGATAGGGTgcaaaaaagagagcaacaacTCTGTGCCCTTCAGTCTGATCAGCCCAGACGCCTACATCTCTGATGCAAGTGTGAGGGTGCACAACCCTTTAGAGGCCTCCGGCTGCTTTCTGGAAAGGGTTTATTACAAAATCAGAAATGCTGAGGAGGACCTTGTGAACTCATTGCTGCAAACCGTGGGTGGGGAGAAACCAGTGTcgaaggaggagacggaggaaATGCTGCGCGTGGAGACCACCATGACGGGGTTCGGCGAGGTGGTGCTGGAGCGAGGCCAGGTGATGAGGCTACAGGCCCCAAAGGGTGGCCGCAAATACATCCTGGTGCCCACTGACCACAATAGCTTTTTGGACAGCCACAGGTCGTCAGCCGCCATGTGGAAGGCGCTGTCTGCCTTTACTGGGATAACTGGAACTGTAGTTCTGGCCTGTGTCATTCGTAGCTTGATGGATAAGCGAGACGAACGATCAAATTAG
- the eif2b5 gene encoding translation initiation factor eIF2B subunit epsilon: MASKGGKQSRSASGLSCRKGAGDQEEEEQPLQAVLVADSFNRRFFPVTKDQPRALLPLGNVAMIDYTLEFLTSTGVQETFVFCCWMASKIKAHLQKSKWCRPSSPNTVHIITSDLYRSLGDVLRDVDAKSLVRSDFILVYGDVVSNIDISQALQEHRHRRKMDKNISVMTMIFKESSPGHRSRCEEDDVIVAVDSKSQQILHYQKTQGLKKLQFPMNIFHSGSEEFEIRHDLLDSHISICSPQVAELFTDNFDYQTRDDFVRGLLVNEEILGNQIHVHVTQDGYGVRVSNLLMYDSVSSDLVRRWVYPLTPEANFTDQEGHSCTYSRHNVYRASGVSLGHGSQMEENVLIGCDTSIGANCYISNSVIGDNCIIGDNVVLDHAYIWNHVHIASNVEIIQSVICNKAEVKEGVTLKKQCVLAYDVVIGPNISLPEGTVVSMHHPEEEEEDDDEFLSDDAEVGQRSDKTKQKVFNPAEVGAEGKGYIWKASSLDDTEEEELSQCLWGLVLNPDPESDSEDSDTDDPDDPVIPSPEMDDVKVFHMEVLGTLQRGLEENISCDNLVLEINSLKYAYNISLKEVMQILTRVVLEYPFQQQGTHLTPSQYVTLLLPLLKKWAPVFKNYVKRAQDHLDCLSAFEEHFLEQESHWAAMVKVLMNMYELEILEEEMILRWFSQGATSDKSRQLRKNQGLQKFIQWLEEAEESSEEDGE, encoded by the exons ATGGCTAGTAAGGGGGGGAAACAAAGTCGGTCGGCGTCTGGTCTTTCATGTAGAAAAGGTGCAGGAGaccaggaggaagaggaacagCCGCTGCAGGCGGTTTTAGTCGCTGACAGCTTCAACCGGAGGTTTTTCCCAGTGACCAAAGACCAGCCGCGG GCGCTGCTGCCGCTGGGTAACGTTGCCATGATCGACTACACCTTGGAGTTCCTCACTTCTACTGGAGTGCAGGAAACATTTGTATTCTGCTGCTGGATGGCCAGTAAAATCAAGGCGCACTTGCA GAAATCAAAGTGGTGTCGACCCAGTTCTCCAAACACAGTCCACATCATTACTTCGGACCTGTACCGCTCCCTTGGGGATGTGCTACGGGATGTTGATGCAAAGTCCCTGGTGCGCTCAGACTTTATATTGGTTTACGGAGATGTGGTATCCAATATTGATATCAGCCAGGCTCTGCAGGAGCACAG GCATCGCCGAAAGATGGACAAGAACATCTCAGTGATGACCATGATCTTTAAAGAATCGTCGCCGGGTCACAGATCTCGTTGTGAGGAAGACGACGTCATTGTGGCAGTGGACAGCAAGAGCCAGCAGATTTTACACTATCAGAAGACACAAGGGCTCAAGAAGCTACAGTTTCCAATG AATATTTTCCACAGTGGAAGTGAGGAATTTGAAATCAGACATGACCTCCTGGACAGCCACATCAGTATCTGCTCCCCGCAG GTTGCTGAGCTTTTCACTGACAATTTTGACTACCAAACTAGAGATGACTTTGTTAGAGGGCTTTTGGTCAATGAAGAG aTTCTGGGCAACCAGATCCATGTGCATGTCACACAGGACGGATATGGTGTCCGAGTGTCGAACCTTCTAATGTATGACTCAGTGTCGTCTGACCTTGTGCGGCGGTGGGTCTATCCCCTGACCCCCGAAGCCAACTTCACAGACCAGGAGGGACATAGCTGCACATACTCTCGCCACAATGTCTACAGGGCGTCTGGTGTCAGCCTGGGCCATGGCAGCCAGATGGAGGAGAACGTTCTTATCGGCTGTGATACCAGCATCGGTGCCAACTGTTACATCTCGAACAGTGTCATTGGTGACAACTGCATCATAG GTGACAATGTAGTCCTGGATCATGCCTACATCTGGAATCATGTTCACATTGCCAGTAATGTGGAGATCATCCAGTCTGTCATCTGCAACAAGGCTGAGGTCAAAGAGGGCGTGACTCTTAAGAAACAGTGTGTTCTAGCATATGAT GTGGTAATTGGACCAAACATCTCTCTACCAGAAGGCACCGTGGTGTCTATGCACCatccagaggaggaagaggaggatgacgaTGAATTCCTCAGTGATGATGCTGAGGTTGGCCAAAGATCggacaaaaccaaacagaaag TTTTCAATCCTGCAGAAGTTGGAGCAGAAGGAAAAGGCTACATCTGGAAGGCCAGCAGTCTGGAtgacacagaggaagaggagctgtCGCAGTGTCTCTGGG GCTTGGTGTTGAATCCAGACCCTGAGAGTGACAGTGAAGACAGCGACACTGATGACCCCGATGACCCGGTGATTCCTTCCCCTGAGATGGACGATGTCAAAG TCTTCCACATGGAGGTGCTCGGGACCCTGCAGAGAGGTTTGGAGGAGAACATCAGCTGTGACAACCTCGTACTTGAGATCAACTCTCTAAA GTATGCCTACAATATCAGTCTGAAAGAGGTGATGCAGATTTTAACCCGAGTGGTACTGGAGTACCCTTTCCAGCAGCAGGGCACACATCTCACCCCTTCACAATACGTTACTCTGCTTCTGCCG CTATTGAAGAAATGGGCGCCAGTGTTTAAGAATTATGTGAAGAGAGCACAGGACCATCTAGACTGCCTGTCTGCCTTTGAGGAACACTTCCTGGAGCAGGAGAGCCACTGGGCTGCTATGGTCAAG GTCCTCATGAATATGTACGAGCTGGAAATCTTGGAGGAGGAAATGATACTGCGCTGGTTCTCTCAGGGAGCCACCAGTGACAAAAGCAGACAGCTCCGCAAAAACCAAGGG ctgcagaagtTCATCCAGTGGTTGGAAGAGGCTGAGGAGTCTTCGGAGGAGGATGGAGAGTAA